In Limnohabitans sp. INBF002, one genomic interval encodes:
- a CDS encoding peptidase M61, whose translation MHYRIEAADLHAHLYGVTLTIAQPAAGQRVSLPVWIAGSYMVREFAKQITGLSARQGKRNVTVQQLDKATWVIGCEANTPLTLHYQVHAHDDSVRTAWLTTQRGFFNGTSLCLQVEGQADAPHQLELVADSFNTHKAWQVATGLTPVKTDRQGFGTYVAADYDELVDCPVEMGAFWSGSFKACGIEHRFVVAGATPTFDGERLLRDTQKICETAIRFWHGHKRSATPHKNYVFMLNAVADGYGGLEHRNSTALICNRADLPRLNDSKPSDAKQSEGYTTLLGLISHEYFHTWNVKRLRPAEFARYDYTQENYTELLWFFEGFTSYYDDLLLRRAGLIDDAQYLKLLNKTINQVLQTPGREVHSVAQSSFEAWTKYYRQDANSPNLTVSYYTKGALVALCLDLSLRQHGVKNHSVSLDDVMRALWVRCCTGKHDGPMLEADVLAVLKELTGRSWAAEFKAWVHGTRDLPLEKLLAAHGVKVQHDPAQLAQRLGLRVAEDHNVQIKTVLSGSAAHKAGFAPGDEWLGVEVAGKPASAWRIKKLDDLLLYAGAAKKVTALISRDRQLLRLTLAWPDAKANSTWRLMQDNPKLLSRWLGL comes from the coding sequence ATGCACTACCGCATCGAAGCCGCAGACCTGCACGCCCACCTGTATGGCGTGACGCTCACCATCGCCCAACCCGCCGCAGGCCAGCGCGTCTCGCTGCCGGTGTGGATAGCAGGCAGCTACATGGTGCGCGAATTTGCCAAGCAAATCACCGGCCTCAGCGCACGCCAAGGCAAGCGCAACGTGACCGTGCAACAGCTCGACAAAGCCACGTGGGTGATCGGCTGCGAAGCCAACACCCCCCTCACACTGCACTACCAAGTGCATGCACACGACGATTCGGTGCGCACCGCTTGGTTGACCACCCAGCGCGGCTTCTTCAATGGCACCAGCTTGTGTTTGCAAGTCGAAGGTCAAGCGGATGCGCCCCACCAGCTAGAGCTGGTGGCTGACTCGTTCAACACACACAAGGCATGGCAAGTGGCCACCGGCCTGACGCCCGTCAAAACCGACCGTCAAGGCTTTGGCACCTATGTGGCCGCCGATTACGACGAGCTGGTGGACTGCCCCGTAGAAATGGGTGCGTTTTGGAGCGGCAGCTTCAAAGCCTGCGGCATCGAGCACCGCTTTGTGGTGGCGGGTGCCACGCCCACGTTTGATGGCGAACGTTTGCTGCGCGACACGCAAAAGATTTGCGAAACCGCCATTCGCTTTTGGCACGGCCACAAGCGCTCGGCCACACCGCACAAAAACTACGTGTTCATGCTCAACGCCGTGGCCGACGGCTACGGCGGCTTAGAGCACCGCAACTCCACCGCCCTCATTTGCAACCGCGCCGACTTGCCGCGACTCAACGACAGCAAACCAAGCGACGCCAAGCAAAGCGAGGGCTACACCACGCTCTTGGGCCTCATCAGCCACGAGTATTTCCACACCTGGAACGTCAAACGCTTGCGCCCCGCCGAGTTTGCACGCTACGACTACACCCAAGAAAACTACACCGAGCTGCTGTGGTTCTTTGAAGGCTTCACCAGCTACTACGACGATTTGCTGCTGCGCCGCGCAGGGCTGATTGACGATGCGCAGTACTTGAAGCTGCTCAACAAAACCATCAACCAAGTGCTGCAAACACCAGGCCGCGAGGTGCACAGCGTGGCACAGTCGAGCTTTGAGGCGTGGACCAAGTACTACCGCCAAGACGCCAACAGCCCCAACCTGACCGTGAGCTACTACACCAAGGGCGCACTGGTCGCGTTGTGCCTTGACCTGAGCCTGCGCCAGCACGGCGTGAAAAACCACAGCGTGTCGCTGGACGATGTGATGCGCGCCTTGTGGGTACGTTGCTGCACTGGCAAGCACGATGGCCCGATGCTTGAGGCCGATGTGCTGGCGGTGCTCAAAGAACTCACAGGCCGTTCATGGGCTGCTGAGTTCAAAGCCTGGGTGCACGGCACACGCGATTTGCCGCTAGAGAAACTGCTGGCCGCACACGGCGTGAAGGTGCAACACGACCCCGCTCAGCTGGCCCAACGTTTGGGCTTGCGTGTGGCGGAAGACCACAACGTGCAAATCAAAACCGTGCTCAGCGGCAGTGCCGCGCACAAGGCTGGCTTTGCGCCGGGCGACGAGTGGCTGGGCGTGGAAGTGGCAGGCAAACCCGCTTCAGCCTGGCGCATCAAAAAACTCGACGATTTGCTGCTGTACGCAGGCGCGGCCAAAAAAGTGACCGCCCTGATCAGCCGCGACCGCCAGTTGCTGCGCCTGACCCTCGCTTGGCCCGACGCCAAAGCCAACAGCACCTGGCGTCTCATGCAGGACAACCCCAAACTGCTCAGTCGCTGGCTAGGCCTATAG
- a CDS encoding DUF3429 domain-containing protein yields the protein MVHSPITPDSNAGQFIERLGYAGLIPFVVLAFFMWIVTPEAHPFVAIALSAYGATIASFLGGIHWGIGLRHNAPQRKLHMVWGVVPSLVSWIAVMMPAYAGLPLLAALLVACYLVDRKTWPEAGLRDWMTMRFRLTVVSTLACLLGAAAT from the coding sequence ATGGTTCATTCCCCCATCACCCCTGACAGCAATGCGGGTCAATTCATTGAACGCTTGGGCTACGCCGGCCTGATTCCGTTTGTGGTGCTCGCCTTTTTCATGTGGATCGTCACCCCCGAAGCACACCCCTTTGTGGCGATTGCGCTCAGCGCGTATGGCGCCACCATTGCCTCCTTTTTAGGCGGTATCCATTGGGGCATTGGTCTGCGCCACAACGCACCGCAACGCAAGCTGCACATGGTGTGGGGCGTGGTGCCTTCGCTGGTGTCGTGGATCGCGGTCATGATGCCGGCCTACGCGGGCTTGCCTTTGTTGGCCGCGCTGCTGGTGGCTTGCTATTTGGTCGATCGCAAAACTTGGCCCGAAGCGGGCTTGCGCGATTGGATGACCATGCGCTTTCGCCTGACCGTGGTGTCCACCTTGGCCTGCTTGCTCGGCGCGGCAGCGACCTAA
- a CDS encoding DsbC family protein translates to MQRTFRQLSAAALLALSITSAWAQGHEANIRKNLSERIPQIPKIEEITPTPLAGIYELRLSTNEIYYSDAQGNFLIQGNLIDTKSKRNLTEEREAKLSAVDFNALPLKDAITIVHGNGKRKLAVFEDPNCGYCKRFERDLAKIDNVTVYLFLMPVLGPASVEKSRNVWCAKDPAAAWVNLMQKDIAPVAAQCNTAAIDRNLDFGRKYKITGTPTLVAQDGTRVPGAINSTQIEKLLADAAK, encoded by the coding sequence ATGCAACGCACCTTTCGCCAACTCTCTGCCGCTGCATTGCTTGCGCTGAGCATCACCAGCGCTTGGGCCCAAGGCCACGAAGCCAACATTCGCAAAAATCTGAGCGAACGCATTCCGCAAATTCCCAAGATTGAAGAAATCACGCCCACCCCATTGGCTGGCATTTACGAGTTGCGCCTGAGCACCAACGAGATTTACTACAGCGATGCACAAGGCAACTTCCTCATTCAAGGCAACTTGATTGACACCAAAAGCAAACGCAACCTGACCGAAGAACGCGAAGCCAAACTGAGCGCGGTCGACTTCAACGCCCTGCCGCTGAAAGACGCCATCACCATCGTCCACGGCAACGGCAAACGCAAACTTGCCGTGTTTGAAGACCCCAACTGCGGTTACTGCAAACGCTTCGAACGCGACTTGGCCAAGATCGACAACGTGACGGTGTATTTGTTTTTGATGCCGGTGCTTGGCCCCGCATCGGTCGAAAAATCACGCAACGTGTGGTGCGCCAAAGACCCAGCCGCCGCATGGGTCAACCTCATGCAAAAAGACATCGCACCTGTCGCCGCGCAGTGCAACACCGCGGCGATTGACCGCAACTTGGACTTTGGCCGCAAATACAAAATCACCGGCACCCCCACGCTGGTGGCGCAAGACGGCACGCGCGTGCCGGGTGCCATCAACAGCACGCAAATTGAAAAACTGCTGGCTGACGCCGCTAAATAA
- a CDS encoding FAD-dependent monooxygenase: MAQKLDVCIRGDGMVGRTLALLLARQKLRVGLVTSAPKTTQDVRAYSLNSASRDLLSGLRCWPDALHATPVQHMRVWGDDGGFIHFQSPTPEGLTWIVDVAVLEAQLAEAVRYQAEITQLTAPEPAALTVVCEGRASATRAELDVNFEVLPYQQHAVAARVRCSTPHRQQALQWFTQGAHGLEILALLPLGGTQGDTASLVWSLPPERAKDMLALSPEAFGIELEHASNGVLGQIALTSERAMWPLQLACADRWTGNFADGSAWALAGDAAHNIHPLAGLGLNLGLADVAELASVLKARETKDYWRSVGDRYFMRRYERARKADMVPTWLACDGLQRLFAHPNPGVQALRNWGMNGFNSLATVKAWAMHQAMG; this comes from the coding sequence ATGGCTCAAAAACTGGACGTTTGTATTCGCGGCGATGGCATGGTGGGACGCACCTTGGCCCTGTTGCTCGCACGCCAAAAACTACGCGTGGGATTGGTCACCTCAGCCCCCAAAACCACGCAAGACGTTAGGGCTTACTCACTCAACAGCGCCTCTCGTGACTTGCTGTCTGGTTTGCGTTGCTGGCCCGACGCCTTGCACGCCACCCCCGTGCAACACATGCGCGTGTGGGGCGACGATGGCGGCTTTATCCACTTTCAAAGCCCCACGCCCGAGGGCCTGACTTGGATCGTGGACGTGGCCGTGCTTGAAGCCCAACTGGCCGAAGCCGTGCGTTACCAAGCCGAAATTACCCAGCTCACCGCCCCCGAACCCGCCGCTTTGACCGTGGTGTGCGAAGGCCGCGCCAGCGCCACCCGCGCTGAGCTGGATGTGAACTTTGAGGTGTTGCCTTACCAACAACACGCCGTGGCCGCCCGCGTGCGTTGCAGCACGCCGCACCGCCAGCAAGCGCTGCAGTGGTTCACCCAAGGCGCACATGGTTTAGAAATTTTGGCGCTGCTGCCTTTGGGCGGTACGCAGGGCGACACGGCCAGCTTGGTGTGGTCGCTGCCACCCGAACGTGCCAAAGACATGTTAGCGCTGAGCCCCGAAGCTTTTGGCATTGAACTTGAACACGCCAGCAACGGCGTGCTGGGCCAAATCGCGCTCACCAGCGAACGCGCCATGTGGCCACTGCAACTGGCCTGCGCCGACCGCTGGACGGGCAACTTTGCAGACGGCAGCGCTTGGGCGCTGGCGGGCGATGCAGCCCACAACATTCACCCGCTGGCTGGCTTAGGCCTCAACCTCGGCTTGGCCGATGTGGCCGAGCTGGCGAGTGTGCTGAAAGCCCGCGAGACCAAAGACTACTGGCGCAGCGTGGGCGACCGTTACTTCATGCGCCGCTACGAGCGCGCCCGCAAAGCCGACATGGTGCCCACTTGGTTGGCGTGCGATGGCTTGCAACGCTTATTTGCCCACCCCAACCCCGGCGTGCAAGCGCTGCGTAACTGGGGCATGAATGGCTTCAACAGCCTTGCCACCGTCAAAGCCTGGGCCATGCACCAAGCCATGGGCTAA
- a CDS encoding MOSC N-terminal beta barrel domain-containing protein, translated as MTSVEFEARIAALWVFPIKSCAGISVTQAVLTPTGLAHDRAWMVVDAEGEMVTQRELPRMALVQPELVHSGTGVTELVLHASGMVALHLPAVSVQAASPQAHPTNVRVWDDAVLAFDMGSAASAWLTEFLGESLGPLRLVRFDERHKRVASRKWTQGVEALNQFSDGFPVLVASTASLDELNTRLAQQGMGAVDMRRFRANLVLSGVHAHDEDRVGVMTLDTDTGPVQLNPVKPCPRCPIPNIDPDTGTSAPVVSDTLQVYRQDARVNGAITFGMNAIPLSGVGQTLRVGQVVSAPWSF; from the coding sequence ATGACCTCTGTTGAATTTGAAGCACGCATTGCCGCCTTGTGGGTGTTTCCCATCAAGTCGTGCGCAGGTATTTCGGTGACGCAAGCGGTGCTCACCCCCACCGGGCTGGCCCACGACCGCGCATGGATGGTGGTGGACGCCGAGGGCGAGATGGTGACCCAGCGCGAACTGCCGCGCATGGCATTGGTTCAGCCCGAGCTGGTGCATTCTGGGACGGGCGTGACCGAGCTGGTGTTGCACGCCAGCGGCATGGTGGCTTTGCATTTGCCAGCTGTGAGCGTGCAAGCTGCCAGCCCACAAGCGCACCCCACCAACGTTCGCGTGTGGGACGACGCGGTGCTCGCGTTCGACATGGGCTCCGCTGCCAGCGCATGGTTGACCGAATTTTTGGGTGAAAGCCTGGGGCCGCTGCGCTTGGTGCGTTTTGATGAACGCCACAAACGCGTGGCCAGCCGCAAGTGGACGCAAGGCGTCGAAGCGCTGAACCAATTCAGTGATGGATTTCCGGTGCTCGTTGCCAGCACCGCCTCGCTGGATGAACTCAACACACGTTTGGCCCAGCAAGGGATGGGCGCTGTGGATATGCGACGTTTTCGTGCCAACTTGGTGTTGTCGGGTGTGCATGCCCATGACGAAGACCGTGTGGGCGTGATGACCCTCGACACCGACACAGGCCCCGTGCAACTGAACCCCGTCAAGCCCTGTCCCCGTTGCCCTATTCCTAACATCGACCCCGACACGGGCACTTCGGCACCCGTTGTGAGCGACACCTTGCAGGTGTACCGCCAAGACGCGCGGGTCAACGGCGCGATCACCTTTGGCATGAACGCCATCCCGCTCAGTGGCGTTGGACAAACCTTGCGCGTGGGGCAAGTGGTGTCAGCGCCCTGGTCGTTTTAA
- the ychF gene encoding redox-regulated ATPase YchF → MSLKCGIVGLPNVGKSTLFNALTKAGIAAENYPFCTIEPNTGVVEVPDPRLQQLAEIITPERIVPAIVEFVDIAGLVAGASTGEGLGNKFLAHIRETDAIVNVVRCFEDDNVIHVANKVDPIADIEVIQTELCLADLAAVEKAIHRVSKIARSGDKEAVKQMAILEKCQTALNDTKPVRTIDFSKEELVELKQFFFITAKPAMFVANVSEDGFENNPFLDRLKAFAQAQNAPVVAICAKIEAELSEMEDADRLEFLKELGQDEPGLNRLIRSAYTLLGLQTYFTAGVKEVRAWTIHVGDTGPQAAGVIHTDFEKGYIRAQTIAFDDFIALKGEQGAKDAGKMRAEGKEYVVKDGDVMNFLFSS, encoded by the coding sequence ATGAGTTTGAAATGCGGCATCGTGGGTTTGCCCAACGTTGGCAAATCCACCCTGTTCAACGCCCTGACCAAAGCGGGCATCGCGGCTGAGAATTACCCCTTTTGCACGATTGAGCCCAACACCGGCGTGGTCGAAGTGCCTGACCCACGTTTGCAGCAGTTGGCCGAGATCATCACCCCCGAGCGCATCGTGCCGGCGATTGTGGAATTTGTGGACATCGCTGGCCTCGTGGCAGGTGCCAGCACAGGCGAAGGCTTGGGCAACAAGTTCTTGGCCCACATCCGCGAAACCGACGCCATCGTCAACGTGGTGCGCTGCTTTGAAGACGACAACGTGATCCACGTGGCCAACAAGGTGGACCCGATTGCCGACATCGAAGTCATCCAAACCGAGCTGTGCTTGGCCGACTTGGCCGCCGTCGAAAAAGCGATTCACCGCGTGAGCAAAATCGCCCGCTCCGGCGACAAAGAAGCCGTCAAGCAAATGGCGATTCTCGAGAAGTGCCAAACCGCGCTGAACGACACCAAGCCCGTGCGCACCATCGACTTCAGCAAAGAAGAGCTGGTCGAACTCAAGCAGTTCTTCTTCATCACGGCCAAGCCCGCGATGTTTGTGGCCAACGTGTCCGAAGACGGCTTTGAGAACAACCCTTTCTTAGACCGCCTCAAAGCCTTTGCGCAAGCGCAAAACGCGCCCGTGGTGGCCATCTGCGCCAAGATCGAAGCCGAGTTGTCTGAAATGGAAGACGCTGACCGCTTGGAGTTCCTCAAAGAACTCGGCCAAGACGAGCCAGGCCTGAACCGCCTCATTCGCTCTGCCTACACCTTGCTGGGCTTGCAAACCTACTTCACCGCTGGCGTGAAAGAAGTGCGCGCGTGGACCATCCACGTGGGCGACACCGGCCCACAAGCCGCTGGCGTGATTCACACCGATTTCGAGAAGGGTTACATCCGCGCCCAGACCATCGCGTTTGACGACTTCATCGCCCTCAAAGGCGAGCAAGGCGCCAAAGATGCAGGCAAGATGCGTGCGGAAGGCAAGGAATACGTGGTGAAAGACGGCGACGTGATGAACTTCTTGTTCAGCTCTTAA
- the accD gene encoding acetyl-CoA carboxylase, carboxyltransferase subunit beta → MSWLEKLLPPKIQHTEPSERRSVPEGVWVKCPSCETVLYKSDLQANQNVCPTCSHHHRTSARDRLDMFLDAEGRYEIGQEVLPVDALKFKDSRKYPERLKEAMQNTGETDALVVMGGAVHSVNVVVACFEFDFMGGSMGSVVGERFVRGVHTAIEQKVPFICFTATGGARMQEGLLSLMQMAKTNASLTRLAKKGLPYISVLTDPTMGGVSAGFAFVGDVVIAEPNALIGFAGPRVIENTVRVTLPAGFQRAEFLQQKGAIDMICDRRELRKTIASTLAMLQRQPADAVA, encoded by the coding sequence ATGAGTTGGCTCGAAAAACTGCTTCCCCCAAAAATTCAACACACCGAACCCTCTGAGCGCCGCAGCGTGCCCGAAGGCGTGTGGGTGAAGTGCCCCAGCTGTGAGACCGTGCTCTACAAGAGTGACTTGCAAGCCAACCAAAACGTCTGCCCCACCTGCAGCCACCACCACCGCACCAGCGCGCGCGACCGTTTGGACATGTTCCTGGACGCTGAAGGCCGCTACGAAATCGGTCAAGAAGTGCTGCCTGTGGACGCCTTGAAATTCAAGGACAGCCGCAAGTACCCCGAGCGCCTCAAAGAAGCCATGCAAAACACCGGCGAAACAGACGCCTTGGTGGTCATGGGCGGTGCCGTGCACAGCGTCAACGTGGTTGTGGCCTGCTTTGAATTCGACTTCATGGGCGGCTCGATGGGCTCGGTCGTGGGCGAGCGCTTTGTGCGCGGCGTGCACACCGCCATTGAACAAAAAGTACCGTTCATTTGCTTCACCGCCACCGGTGGCGCACGCATGCAAGAGGGCTTGCTCTCGCTCATGCAAATGGCCAAAACCAACGCCTCGCTGACCCGCTTGGCCAAAAAAGGTTTGCCTTACATCAGCGTGTTGACCGACCCCACCATGGGCGGCGTGTCAGCCGGCTTTGCGTTTGTGGGCGACGTGGTCATCGCCGAACCCAATGCCCTGATTGGCTTTGCCGGTCCTCGCGTGATTGAAAACACCGTGCGCGTGACTTTGCCCGCAGGCTTCCAACGCGCCGAATTCTTGCAGCAAAAAGGCGCCATCGACATGATTTGCGACCGCCGCGAACTGCGCAAAACCATCGCCAGCACGCTCGCCATGTTGCAGCGCCAGCCAGCGGATGCGGTGGCCTGA
- the trpA gene encoding tryptophan synthase subunit alpha produces the protein MSRIDATLAALKAQGRKALIPYVMAGFPQANITPALMHGMVDAGADIIELGVPFSDPMADGAVIQKAGEAALRFGIGTAQVLDMVREFRKTDNTTPVVLMGYANPVECYNLKHGPDSFVKDASAAGVDGVLIVDYPPEECEEFAATLRAHSMDLIFLLAPTSTDKRMEQVARIASGYVYYVSLKGVTGAGNLDTDAVEAMLPRIRQHVHIPVGVGFGIRDAATATAVGRVADAVVIGSRIIQLLEAAPAGQEVAAAHEFLAGIRQALDA, from the coding sequence ATGAGCCGTATTGACGCCACCCTCGCCGCCCTCAAGGCCCAAGGCCGCAAAGCCCTCATCCCCTATGTGATGGCGGGCTTCCCGCAAGCCAACATCACGCCCGCGCTCATGCACGGCATGGTGGATGCAGGCGCTGACATCATCGAACTGGGCGTTCCCTTCAGCGACCCCATGGCCGATGGCGCTGTGATTCAAAAAGCAGGCGAAGCCGCGCTGCGTTTTGGCATTGGCACAGCCCAAGTGCTGGACATGGTGCGCGAGTTCCGCAAAACCGACAACACAACCCCCGTGGTGCTGATGGGCTACGCCAACCCCGTGGAGTGCTACAACCTCAAGCACGGCCCAGATTCGTTCGTCAAAGACGCGTCTGCCGCCGGCGTGGACGGCGTGCTCATCGTGGACTACCCGCCCGAAGAGTGCGAAGAGTTCGCCGCCACCTTGCGCGCCCACAGCATGGATCTGATCTTCTTGCTCGCGCCCACCAGCACGGACAAGCGCATGGAACAAGTGGCACGCATTGCCAGCGGCTATGTGTATTACGTTTCGCTCAAAGGCGTGACGGGCGCTGGCAACCTCGACACCGATGCCGTCGAAGCCATGCTGCCGCGCATTCGCCAGCATGTGCACATCCCCGTGGGTGTGGGCTTTGGCATTCGTGATGCCGCCACCGCCACCGCCGTGGGCCGCGTGGCCGACGCCGTGGTGATTGGCAGCCGCATCATCCAGCTGCTCGAAGCCGCGCCAGCAGGCCAGGAAGTGGCTGCTGCACATGAGTTTTTGGCGGGTATTCGCCAGGCTTTGGACGCTTGA
- the trpB gene encoding tryptophan synthase subunit beta has translation MSNYQQPDAKGHFGIYGGSFISETLTHAIEELKDAYAKYQHDPEFIAEFKSELAHFVGRPSPIYHAARMSREMGGAQIFLKREDLNHTGAHKINNTIGQAMLAKRMGKPRVIAETGAGQHGVATATICARYGLECVVYMGAEDVKRQSPNVYRMKLLGATVVPVESGSRTLKDALNEAMRDWVANVDNTFYIIGTVAGPHPYPMMVRDFQSVIGEECLTQMPEMFKSLKMAEQQPDAVVACVGGGSNAMGIFYPYIDHANTRLIGVEAAGEGMDTDRHSCSLQLGAPGVLHGNRTYILQDENGQITETHSVSAGLDYPGVGPEHAFLKDIGRTEYVGITDKEALDAFHYLCRTEGIIPALESSHAVAYAMKLAKTMKPEQSILVNLSGRGDKDIGTVADLSGADFFCRPSCQGQSVKGGPTEQTVKIVK, from the coding sequence ATGTCGAACTACCAACAACCCGACGCCAAAGGCCACTTTGGCATTTACGGCGGCAGCTTCATCAGCGAAACGCTGACTCACGCGATTGAAGAGCTCAAAGACGCGTACGCCAAATACCAGCACGACCCCGAGTTCATCGCCGAATTCAAGTCAGAACTCGCCCACTTCGTCGGCCGCCCTTCTCCCATCTACCACGCAGCCCGTATGAGCCGCGAAATGGGTGGCGCGCAAATCTTCTTGAAGCGTGAAGACCTGAACCACACTGGCGCTCACAAGATCAACAACACCATCGGCCAAGCCATGCTCGCCAAGCGCATGGGCAAGCCCCGCGTGATTGCCGAAACAGGCGCAGGCCAACACGGCGTGGCCACCGCCACCATTTGCGCACGCTACGGGTTGGAATGCGTGGTCTACATGGGTGCTGAAGACGTCAAACGTCAAAGCCCCAACGTGTACCGCATGAAGCTCTTGGGCGCGACCGTGGTGCCCGTTGAATCAGGCAGCCGTACCCTCAAAGACGCACTCAACGAAGCCATGCGCGACTGGGTGGCCAACGTGGACAACACCTTTTACATCATCGGTACGGTGGCGGGTCCACACCCCTACCCAATGATGGTGCGCGATTTCCAAAGCGTGATTGGCGAAGAGTGCCTCACGCAAATGCCCGAGATGTTCAAGAGCTTGAAGATGGCCGAGCAGCAGCCAGACGCCGTGGTCGCCTGCGTGGGCGGCGGCAGCAATGCCATGGGCATCTTCTACCCCTACATCGACCACGCCAACACCCGCCTCATTGGCGTGGAAGCCGCTGGCGAAGGCATGGACACCGACCGTCACTCCTGCTCGTTGCAGCTGGGCGCGCCCGGCGTGTTGCACGGCAACCGCACTTACATCTTGCAAGACGAGAACGGCCAAATCACCGAAACGCACAGCGTGAGCGCTGGCCTCGACTACCCCGGCGTGGGCCCCGAGCACGCGTTCCTCAAAGACATTGGCCGCACCGAATACGTGGGCATCACCGACAAAGAGGCGTTGGATGCCTTCCATTACCTGTGCCGCACCGAAGGCATCATCCCCGCGCTCGAATCCAGCCATGCCGTGGCCTACGCCATGAAGCTGGCCAAGACCATGAAGCCCGAGCAATCCATCTTGGTCAACCTCTCAGGCCGTGGCGACAAAGACATTGGCACCGTGGCCGACCTGAGCGGCGCTGACTTCTTCTGCCGTCCGAGCTGCCAAGGCCAATCGGTCAAAGGTGGTCCGACAGAACAAACCGTGAAAATTGTGAAGTGA
- a CDS encoding phosphoribosylanthranilate isomerase, translated as MNRTRIKICGLTREQDVDAAVAAGVDAIGFVMYAPSPRAVTVERAAELALRLPAFVTPVLLFVNETSEAIAHACVQVPGAWLQFHGDETPDHCRKIARTLGRRWIRAARIPLETPAGEEAFDLLKYAQDYSDAQAVLLDAHVDGYGGGGKTFNWSQLPPNVNAHLVLSGGLNAANVTDGIRALRNHGHSLAVDVSSGVESAKGIKDAAKIHEFVRAVRAADAEHPL; from the coding sequence ATGAACCGCACGCGTATCAAAATTTGTGGACTCACCCGTGAGCAAGACGTCGACGCCGCCGTGGCCGCAGGCGTGGACGCCATTGGCTTTGTCATGTACGCCCCTAGCCCGCGTGCGGTGACGGTGGAGCGTGCCGCCGAGCTGGCCTTGCGCTTGCCCGCCTTCGTCACGCCCGTGCTGCTGTTTGTGAATGAAACCTCCGAGGCCATTGCCCACGCGTGTGTGCAAGTGCCAGGCGCGTGGCTGCAGTTCCACGGCGACGAAACGCCCGACCACTGCCGCAAGATTGCCCGCACCTTGGGCCGCCGTTGGATTCGGGCTGCCCGCATCCCGCTAGAAACCCCTGCGGGCGAAGAAGCTTTCGACCTCTTAAAATACGCACAAGATTACTCAGACGCCCAAGCGGTGCTGCTCGACGCCCATGTCGACGGTTACGGCGGCGGCGGCAAAACATTCAATTGGTCACAGCTTCCTCCAAACGTCAACGCTCACCTCGTCTTGTCTGGTGGACTCAACGCTGCCAACGTGACCGATGGCATTCGCGCGCTGCGTAACCACGGCCATTCGTTGGCGGTGGACGTGAGCTCTGGCGTGGAATCGGCCAAAGGCATCAAAGATGCGGCCAAGATTCACGAATTCGTCCGAGCCGTACGCGCAGCCGACGCAGAGCACCCGCTCTAA
- the truA gene encoding tRNA pseudouridine(38-40) synthase TruA produces the protein MRIAMGLSYNGQAYEGWQSQLSGKTVQDKLEKALSKFTQTPVSTLCAGRTDAGVHGLMQVIHFDTELDRTPYSWVRGTNRYLPLDIAVQWAREMPREFHCRGSAIARRYAYVVLESAVRPSVEVGRVGWVYRPLDLEAMQKAAQYLMGEHDFTSFRASSCQALTPVKTMTRIDITRKSTQPGSAVWRFEFEASAFLHHMIRNLMGCFVKIGSGDKPPEWMANVLAARDRDAAAPTFSPDGLYFLGPRYDAQWDLPDRTPAYDGLP, from the coding sequence ATGCGCATCGCCATGGGCTTGAGCTACAACGGCCAAGCCTACGAAGGCTGGCAGAGCCAACTCTCTGGCAAAACAGTGCAGGACAAGCTTGAAAAAGCGCTGTCCAAGTTCACCCAAACTCCCGTCTCTACCTTGTGTGCAGGCCGCACCGATGCCGGTGTGCATGGCCTCATGCAAGTGATTCACTTTGACACCGAGCTTGACCGCACGCCCTACTCGTGGGTGCGCGGCACCAACCGCTATTTACCGCTCGACATTGCGGTGCAATGGGCGCGTGAAATGCCGCGTGAATTTCACTGCCGTGGCAGCGCCATTGCACGCCGCTATGCCTATGTGGTGCTCGAATCCGCCGTGCGCCCCAGCGTCGAAGTGGGCCGTGTCGGCTGGGTGTACCGCCCGCTCGACCTTGAAGCCATGCAAAAAGCCGCGCAGTACCTGATGGGTGAACACGACTTCACCTCATTTCGCGCGTCGAGCTGTCAAGCTCTCACGCCCGTCAAAACCATGACGCGCATCGACATCACCCGCAAAAGCACTCAGCCCGGCTCAGCCGTGTGGCGCTTTGAGTTTGAAGCCAGCGCGTTTTTGCACCACATGATTCGCAACCTCATGGGTTGCTTTGTGAAGATTGGCAGTGGCGACAAACCGCCGGAGTGGATGGCCAACGTGCTGGCCGCCCGCGACCGCGATGCCGCCGCCCCCACCTTCAGCCCCGATGGTTTGTATTTCTTGGGTCCCCGCTACGACGCACAGTGGGATTTGCCTGACCGTACCCCTGCGTATGATGGATTGCCATGA